A genomic window from Maylandia zebra isolate NMK-2024a linkage group LG20, Mzebra_GT3a, whole genome shotgun sequence includes:
- the LOC101478140 gene encoding obscurin isoform X1 has product MSQLRHPVSTCATRAAQWKMWLFKVFSVIYAVAVCASEDNDATTYSYRESESTAPPPFEPPVPVLERTSSWSDVFSSEKVVLECKATSSSELIITWKKDGSPLGSGPNLSPSPDKSVLTITASSTQDSGNYTCVVEGKKKPSQTKESGPVEITVYDPPTPGLQLQTAWKDVFEGEAVEFRCHVVSSTPGWTFTWHRNKQQLQNNPVEIINGNGSSLKINPVRQTHKGSYTCKAHLTSRGVNSGFSSEVMIQVSAEKPTLTLTRDPEYDVMFAGEAVTFSCAISVQSAWTYLWYKDGSQLPGSSDKLKVQIRGTADQGSYTCKATRGQNSAFNTDSSAAKQLKVQQNKPKPTITQQPDAEKLYVGENVSFECKVENSDGWSYDWYKDEASIPNNSNSLKMEGLVLLNGGVYKCKAKREKTGFNTEFSDQRTVQISEIPVPTLKLVTKWPDVFPTESVNMICEMQTDSADWTYAFYRDGTKVQHYNSDNLSITSASTSDGGSYSCSGKLKSRDVYSTKGSPLNLHVDAEKPTLTLTRDPEYDVMFAGEAVTFSCAISVQSEWTYLWYINGSKVTGSSDKLKVQIRGTADQGSYTCKATRGQNSAFIIDSSAAKQLKVQQNKPKPTITQQPDAKKLYVGENVSFECKVENSDGWSYDWYKDEASIPNNSNSLKMKGLVLLNGGVYKCKAKRDKTGFNTEFSDQRTVQISEIPVPTLKLVTKWPDVFPTESVNMSCEMQKDSADWTYAFYRDGTKVQHYNSDKGRNLSITSASTSDGGNYSCSGKLKSRDVYSTKGSPLNLHVYDAKPTVTLEQNPAHNLMHSEDSVSLNCHVNVSSGWTYLWYKDGSKLDLSGSKYNITSVATKDSGSYKCKVSRGTERVFYSSYSNKIKLNVEERPKASIVLLTGWSDVFSTDSLSLKCEVKESTHNWMHYTWFKEGERIDSFNVTHTVTPSNDPDQSTYTCCAHADERPLYSKSSDSFKTKNLLLKRRVLLSISGCIVFGIAAVLIGCVALRVFRKPNGRDDKMEEVNLFPTMAELKITDVPCPLVEYITDASLNAPAKEEEEENGTVCSETTPLPITKQEDQAATTDNQETTETNGGLSSFLK; this is encoded by the exons ATGAGTCAACTGAGACACCCAGTCTCTACATGTGCTACACGTGCAGCTCAATGGAAAATGTGGCTGTTCAAGGTCTTCAGTGTAATAT ATGCGGTTGCTGTTTGTGCTTCTGAGGATAACGATG CAACCACCTACAGTTATAGAGAAAGTGAATCGACAGCACCTCCTCCTTTTG AGCCTCCGGTACCAGTTCTGGAGCGAACGTCCTCCTGGTCAGACGTCTTCTCTTCTGAGAAAGTAGTGCTAGAATGTAAAGCCACTAGCAGCTCGGAGCTGATCATCACATGGAAGAAAGATGGAAGCCCTCTAGGTTCTGGTCCAAATCTGTCTCCGTCCCCAGATAAGTCAGTGCTTACAATCACAGCGTCATCAACACAAGATTCTGGAAATTACACCTGTGTGGTTGAGGGCAAAAAGAAGCCCAGTCAAACTAAAGAAAGTGGACCTGTCGAAATTACAGTTTATG ACCCACCAACACCAGGTCTGCAGCTTCAGACTGCCTGGAAAGATGTGTTTGAAGGTGAGGCGGTGGAATTTCGCTGTCACGTTGTCAGCAGCACCCCTGGCTGGACGTTTACATGGCACAGAAATAAGCAGCAGCTCCAAAATAACCCAGTTGAGATCATTAATGGGAACGGATCATCATTAAAAATCAACCCGGTCCGTCAGACGCATAAAGGATCATATACCTGCAAAGCTCACCTTACATCTAGGGGAGTGAACTCTGGATTCAGCAGCGAGGTTATGATCCAAGTTAGCG CTGAGAAACCCACTCTCACACTGACACGAGATCCAGAATACGatgtgatgtttgctggagaAGCGGTCACCTTCAGCTGTGCCATCAGTGTCCAGTCTGCATGGACGTACCTGTGGTACAAAGATGGCAGTCAGCTTCCTGGATCATCAGACAAACTTAAAGTTCAAATTCGTGGAACAGCAGATCAGGGATCGTATACATGCAAAGCAACAAGAGGTCAAAATTCAGCCTTCAACACTGATTCAAGTGCAGCTAAACAACTTAAAGTGCAAC AAAACAAGCCTAAGCCTACAATAACTCAACAGCCAGACGCTGAAAAGCTTTACGTTGGAGAAAACGTGTCCTTTGAATGCAAAGTTGAAAACTCAGATGGATGGAGCTATGACTGGTACAAAGATGAAGCATCAATTCCcaacaacagcaacagtttAAAAATGGAAGGACTCGTTTTGTTAAACGGGGGAGTTTATAAGTGCAAGgccaaaagagagaaaacaggatTCAACACAGAATTCAGTGACCAGCGGACCGTACAAATCTCTG aaattCCTGTTCCAACTTTGAAGCTAGTAACCAAATGGCCAGATGTGTTCCCCACTGAGAGTGTAAATATGATCTGTGAGATGCAGACGGACAGCGCTGACTGGACATACGCGTTTTACAGAGATGGCACAAAGGTCCAGCATTATAATTCAGATAATCTTTCCATCACCTCTGCTTCAACCTCAGACGGGGGAAGCTACAGCTGCTCAGGAAAACTGAAGAGCAGGGACGTCTACAGCACCAAAGGTTCTCCACTAAATCTTCATGTCGATG CTGAGAAACCCACTCTCACACTGACACGAGATCCAGAATACGatgtgatgtttgctggagaAGCGGTCACCTTCAGCTGTGCCATCAGTGTCCAGTCTGAATGGACGTACCTGTGGTACATAAATGGCAGTAAggttactggatcatcagacaAACTTAAAGTTCAAATTCGTGGAACAGCAGATCAGGGATCGTATACATGCAAAGCAACAAGAGGTCAAAATTCAGCCTTCATCATTGATTCAAGTGCAGCTAAACAACTTAAAGTGCAAC AAAACAAGCCTAAGCCTACAATAACTCAACAGCCAGATGCTAAAAAGCTTTACGTTGGAGAAAACGTGTCCTTTGAATGCAAAGTTGAAAACTCAGATGGATGGAGCTATGACTGGTACAAAGATGAAGCATCAATTCCcaacaacagcaacagtttaaaaatgaaagGACTCGTTTTGTTAAACGGGGGAGTTTATAAGTGCAAGGCCAAAAGAGACAAAACAGGATTCAACACAGAATTCAGTGACCAGCGGACCGTACAAATCTCTG aaattCCTGTTCCAACTTTGAAGCTAGTAACCAAATGGCCAGATGTGTTCCCCACTGAGAGTGTAAATATGAGCTGTGAGATGCAGAAGGACAGCGCTGACTGGACATACGCGTTTTACAGAGATGGCACAAAGGTCCAGCATTATAATTCAGATAAGGGCAGAAATCTTTCCATCACCTCTGCTTCAACCTCAGACGGGGGAAACTACAGCTGCTCAGGAAAACTGAAGAGCAGGGACGTCTACAGCACCAAAGGTTCTCCACTAAATCTTCATGTCTATG ATGCAAAACCGACAGTCACACTGGAGCAGAATCCGGCACATAATTTGATGCACTCTGAGGACTCAGTGTCCCTTAACTGTCACGTTAATGTTTCCTCTGGATGGACGTATCTGTGGTACAAAGATGGCAGCAAGTTAGACTTATCTGGAAGCAAATACAACATCACTTCTGTGGCAACAAAAGACTCTGGTTCATATAAATGCAAAGTTAGCAGAGGAACAGAAAGGGTCTTCTATTCAAGCTACAGTAACAAAATAAAGCTCAACGTTGAAG AGCGCCCAAAGGCTTCTATAGTCCTGCTAACTGGCTGGTCAGACGTCTTCTCCACTGATAGCTTGAGTCTAAAATGTGAAGTAAAGGAGAGCACGCACAACTGGATGCATTACACATG GTTCAAAGAGGGGGAACGAATCGATTCATTCAATGTGACACATACAGTAACTCCCAGCAATGACCCCGACCAGAGTACTTACACCTGCTGTGCACATGCTGATGAGAGACCCTTATACTCAAAATCCAGTGACTCCTTCAAGACCAAGAACCTTC tGTTAAAGAGGCGGGTGCTTCTTTCCATCTCTGGCTGCATCGTCTTTGGTATCGCTGCGGTCTTGATAGGATGCGTGGCCCTGAGAGTCTTCCGCAAACCAA ATGGTCGTGATGACAAAATGGAAGAGGTCAACCTGTTTCCGACAATGGCCGAGCTAAAGATAACTG
- the LOC101478140 gene encoding cell adhesion molecule CEACAM5 isoform X2 — protein sequence MSQLRHPVSTCATRAAQWKMWLFKVFSVIYAVAVCASEDNDATTYSYRESESTAPPPFEPPVPVLERTSSWSDVFSSEKVVLECKATSSSELIITWKKDGSPLGSGPNLSPSPDKSVLTITASSTQDSGNYTCVVEGKKKPSQTKESGPVEITVYDPPTPGLQLQTAWKDVFEGEAVEFRCHVVSSTPGWTFTWHRNKQQLQNNPVEIINGNGSSLKINPVRQTHKGSYTCKAHLTSRGVNSGFSSEVMIQVSAEKPTLTLTRDPEYDVMFAGEAVTFSCAISVQSAWTYLWYKDGSQLPGSSDKLKVQIRGTADQGSYTCKATRGQNSAFNTDSSAAKQLKVQPEKPTLTLTRDPEYDVMFAGEAVTFSCAISVQSEWTYLWYINGSKVTGSSDKLKVQIRGTADQGSYTCKATRGQNSAFIIDSSAAKQLKVQQNKPKPTITQQPDAKKLYVGENVSFECKVENSDGWSYDWYKDEASIPNNSNSLKMKGLVLLNGGVYKCKAKRDKTGFNTEFSDQRTVQISEIPVPTLKLVTKWPDVFPTESVNMSCEMQKDSADWTYAFYRDGTKVQHYNSDKGRNLSITSASTSDGGNYSCSGKLKSRDVYSTKGSPLNLHVYDAKPTVTLEQNPAHNLMHSEDSVSLNCHVNVSSGWTYLWYKDGSKLDLSGSKYNITSVATKDSGSYKCKVSRGTERVFYSSYSNKIKLNVEERPKASIVLLTGWSDVFSTDSLSLKCEVKESTHNWMHYTWFKEGERIDSFNVTHTVTPSNDPDQSTYTCCAHADERPLYSKSSDSFKTKNLLLKRRVLLSISGCIVFGIAAVLIGCVALRVFRKPNGRDDKMEEVNLFPTMAELKITDVPCPLVEYITDASLNAPAKEEEEENGTVCSETTPLPITKQEDQAATTDNQETTETNGGLSSFLK from the exons ATGAGTCAACTGAGACACCCAGTCTCTACATGTGCTACACGTGCAGCTCAATGGAAAATGTGGCTGTTCAAGGTCTTCAGTGTAATAT ATGCGGTTGCTGTTTGTGCTTCTGAGGATAACGATG CAACCACCTACAGTTATAGAGAAAGTGAATCGACAGCACCTCCTCCTTTTG AGCCTCCGGTACCAGTTCTGGAGCGAACGTCCTCCTGGTCAGACGTCTTCTCTTCTGAGAAAGTAGTGCTAGAATGTAAAGCCACTAGCAGCTCGGAGCTGATCATCACATGGAAGAAAGATGGAAGCCCTCTAGGTTCTGGTCCAAATCTGTCTCCGTCCCCAGATAAGTCAGTGCTTACAATCACAGCGTCATCAACACAAGATTCTGGAAATTACACCTGTGTGGTTGAGGGCAAAAAGAAGCCCAGTCAAACTAAAGAAAGTGGACCTGTCGAAATTACAGTTTATG ACCCACCAACACCAGGTCTGCAGCTTCAGACTGCCTGGAAAGATGTGTTTGAAGGTGAGGCGGTGGAATTTCGCTGTCACGTTGTCAGCAGCACCCCTGGCTGGACGTTTACATGGCACAGAAATAAGCAGCAGCTCCAAAATAACCCAGTTGAGATCATTAATGGGAACGGATCATCATTAAAAATCAACCCGGTCCGTCAGACGCATAAAGGATCATATACCTGCAAAGCTCACCTTACATCTAGGGGAGTGAACTCTGGATTCAGCAGCGAGGTTATGATCCAAGTTAGCG CTGAGAAACCCACTCTCACACTGACACGAGATCCAGAATACGatgtgatgtttgctggagaAGCGGTCACCTTCAGCTGTGCCATCAGTGTCCAGTCTGCATGGACGTACCTGTGGTACAAAGATGGCAGTCAGCTTCCTGGATCATCAGACAAACTTAAAGTTCAAATTCGTGGAACAGCAGATCAGGGATCGTATACATGCAAAGCAACAAGAGGTCAAAATTCAGCCTTCAACACTGATTCAAGTGCAGCTAAACAACTTAAAGTGCAAC CTGAGAAACCCACTCTCACACTGACACGAGATCCAGAATACGatgtgatgtttgctggagaAGCGGTCACCTTCAGCTGTGCCATCAGTGTCCAGTCTGAATGGACGTACCTGTGGTACATAAATGGCAGTAAggttactggatcatcagacaAACTTAAAGTTCAAATTCGTGGAACAGCAGATCAGGGATCGTATACATGCAAAGCAACAAGAGGTCAAAATTCAGCCTTCATCATTGATTCAAGTGCAGCTAAACAACTTAAAGTGCAAC AAAACAAGCCTAAGCCTACAATAACTCAACAGCCAGATGCTAAAAAGCTTTACGTTGGAGAAAACGTGTCCTTTGAATGCAAAGTTGAAAACTCAGATGGATGGAGCTATGACTGGTACAAAGATGAAGCATCAATTCCcaacaacagcaacagtttaaaaatgaaagGACTCGTTTTGTTAAACGGGGGAGTTTATAAGTGCAAGGCCAAAAGAGACAAAACAGGATTCAACACAGAATTCAGTGACCAGCGGACCGTACAAATCTCTG aaattCCTGTTCCAACTTTGAAGCTAGTAACCAAATGGCCAGATGTGTTCCCCACTGAGAGTGTAAATATGAGCTGTGAGATGCAGAAGGACAGCGCTGACTGGACATACGCGTTTTACAGAGATGGCACAAAGGTCCAGCATTATAATTCAGATAAGGGCAGAAATCTTTCCATCACCTCTGCTTCAACCTCAGACGGGGGAAACTACAGCTGCTCAGGAAAACTGAAGAGCAGGGACGTCTACAGCACCAAAGGTTCTCCACTAAATCTTCATGTCTATG ATGCAAAACCGACAGTCACACTGGAGCAGAATCCGGCACATAATTTGATGCACTCTGAGGACTCAGTGTCCCTTAACTGTCACGTTAATGTTTCCTCTGGATGGACGTATCTGTGGTACAAAGATGGCAGCAAGTTAGACTTATCTGGAAGCAAATACAACATCACTTCTGTGGCAACAAAAGACTCTGGTTCATATAAATGCAAAGTTAGCAGAGGAACAGAAAGGGTCTTCTATTCAAGCTACAGTAACAAAATAAAGCTCAACGTTGAAG AGCGCCCAAAGGCTTCTATAGTCCTGCTAACTGGCTGGTCAGACGTCTTCTCCACTGATAGCTTGAGTCTAAAATGTGAAGTAAAGGAGAGCACGCACAACTGGATGCATTACACATG GTTCAAAGAGGGGGAACGAATCGATTCATTCAATGTGACACATACAGTAACTCCCAGCAATGACCCCGACCAGAGTACTTACACCTGCTGTGCACATGCTGATGAGAGACCCTTATACTCAAAATCCAGTGACTCCTTCAAGACCAAGAACCTTC tGTTAAAGAGGCGGGTGCTTCTTTCCATCTCTGGCTGCATCGTCTTTGGTATCGCTGCGGTCTTGATAGGATGCGTGGCCCTGAGAGTCTTCCGCAAACCAA ATGGTCGTGATGACAAAATGGAAGAGGTCAACCTGTTTCCGACAATGGCCGAGCTAAAGATAACTG